The following proteins come from a genomic window of Kineosporia sp. NBRC 101731:
- a CDS encoding sugar phosphate isomerase/epimerase family protein, with amino-acid sequence MARPITLFTGQWADLPFGEVCRLASGWGYDGLEIACWGDHLDVVRAVEDDAYLQDRQDVLARYGLKVWAISNHLTGQAVCDDPIDTRHRGILTDRVWGDGSPEGVRRRAAEEMTYTARAASRLGVDTVVGFTGSAIWKYVAMFPPVSQELIDAGYQDFADRWNPILDVFDEVGVRFAHEVHPSEIAYDYWTARRALEAIGHRPAFGLNWDPSHFVWQDLDPVGFLWDFQDRIYHVDCKDAKRQVGNGRNGRLGSHLAWADPRRGWDFVSTGHGDVPWEACFRMLNAIGYQGPISVEWEDAGMDRLVGAPQALDFVRTQLFDPPATSFDAAFSSR; translated from the coding sequence ATGGCACGACCGATCACTCTTTTCACCGGCCAGTGGGCCGATCTGCCGTTCGGGGAAGTCTGCCGGCTGGCCTCCGGCTGGGGATACGACGGGCTGGAGATCGCCTGCTGGGGCGACCATCTCGATGTCGTGCGGGCGGTTGAGGACGACGCCTACCTCCAGGACCGGCAGGACGTCCTGGCCAGGTACGGCCTGAAGGTCTGGGCGATCTCCAACCACCTGACCGGCCAGGCGGTCTGTGACGACCCGATCGACACCCGGCACCGTGGCATCCTCACCGACCGGGTCTGGGGTGACGGATCACCCGAGGGGGTGCGCCGAAGGGCGGCCGAGGAGATGACATACACGGCGAGGGCGGCGAGCCGGCTCGGCGTCGACACCGTGGTCGGCTTCACCGGCTCGGCCATCTGGAAGTACGTGGCGATGTTCCCGCCGGTCTCCCAGGAGCTGATCGACGCCGGGTACCAGGACTTCGCCGATCGCTGGAACCCGATCCTCGACGTCTTCGACGAGGTTGGGGTGCGGTTCGCCCACGAGGTGCACCCGTCCGAGATCGCTTATGACTACTGGACGGCCCGGCGTGCGCTGGAAGCGATCGGTCACCGGCCGGCGTTCGGGCTGAACTGGGACCCGAGCCATTTCGTCTGGCAGGACCTCGACCCGGTGGGATTCCTGTGGGACTTCCAGGACCGGATCTACCACGTGGACTGCAAGGACGCCAAGCGTCAGGTCGGCAACGGCCGCAACGGGCGGTTGGGGTCGCACCTGGCCTGGGCCGATCCGCGCCGGGGCTGGGACTTCGTCTCCACCGGCCACGGAGACGTGCCGTGGGAGGCCTGTTTCCGCATGCTCAACGCGATCGGTTATCAGGGGCCGATCTCGGTGGAGTGGGAGGACGCGGGGATGGACCGGCTGGTCGGGGCCCCGCAGGCCCTGGACTTCGTCCGTACGCAGTTGTTCGACCCGCCGGCGACGTCTTTCGATGCGGCGTTCAGCAGCCGGTAG
- a CDS encoding SDR family oxidoreductase encodes MSKVIAITGASSGIGEATAELLAARGATVLLTARRADRLQALTDKIRSHGGRADWVTTDVTSWEDAQKLVRTAKERFGRLDVLVSNAGVATVRSFETLSTAEIDAMIDVNLRGVLYGISAALPLFREQGSGHFVQTVSTSGLRIVPGQVVYAGVKNAVRTIAEGLRQEMGDSIRVTAVSPGMTRTEFVDGASPQMREQVERVAMGPDAIARAIAFAIEQPADIDVNEIVVRPTAQS; translated from the coding sequence ATGTCCAAGGTCATCGCCATCACCGGCGCCAGCAGCGGCATCGGTGAGGCCACCGCCGAACTGCTCGCCGCCCGCGGCGCCACCGTGCTGCTCACCGCGCGGCGGGCCGATCGTCTCCAGGCCCTGACCGACAAGATCCGATCCCATGGTGGACGCGCGGACTGGGTGACCACGGACGTCACCAGTTGGGAGGACGCCCAGAAGCTGGTCCGCACGGCGAAAGAGCGGTTCGGGCGCCTGGACGTGCTGGTCAGTAATGCGGGGGTGGCCACCGTGCGCAGTTTCGAGACCCTCAGCACGGCCGAGATCGACGCCATGATCGACGTCAACCTCCGCGGCGTGCTGTACGGCATCAGCGCGGCCCTGCCGCTGTTCCGGGAGCAGGGCAGCGGGCACTTCGTGCAGACCGTCTCGACCTCCGGTCTGCGGATCGTGCCCGGTCAGGTGGTTTACGCCGGGGTGAAGAACGCCGTGCGCACGATCGCCGAGGGGCTGCGGCAGGAGATGGGCGACAGCATCCGGGTCACGGCGGTCTCCCCCGGCATGACCCGGACCGAGTTCGTCGACGGCGCCTCCCCCCAGATGCGGGAACAGGTGGAGCGGGTGGCGATGGGCCCGGACGCGATCGCCCGGGCCATCGCCTTCGCCATCGAGCAGCCGGCCGACATCGACGTCAACGAGATCGTCGTGCGCCCGACCGCCCAGAGCTGA
- a CDS encoding TetR/AcrR family transcriptional regulator: MAPTVRRADAEQNRARLLEVARAALTRSSDATLNSIAKEAGVGQGTLYRHFPTREALLVEVYRVDLRDLLDAAPGLLEGNPPDIALRLWLERLAAYGRIKHGAAAAVRAATRADLSAEYYAETVGVIGTLLAAGQAAGLLRPDVDAEEVLLLVGFLWRVPNEDWERRTAHLLDLVLDGLRRRPVA, encoded by the coding sequence ATGGCTCCCACGGTGCGCAGGGCGGATGCCGAGCAGAACCGCGCCCGTCTGCTCGAGGTGGCCCGCGCGGCGCTGACGCGTTCCAGCGACGCCACGCTGAACTCGATCGCCAAGGAGGCCGGCGTCGGGCAGGGCACGCTGTACCGCCATTTCCCGACCCGGGAGGCCCTGCTGGTCGAGGTCTACCGGGTCGACCTGCGGGATCTGCTGGACGCGGCTCCCGGGCTGCTGGAGGGGAATCCTCCGGACATCGCGCTGCGGCTGTGGCTGGAGCGGCTGGCCGCCTACGGGCGCATCAAGCACGGGGCGGCGGCCGCGGTGCGGGCGGCGACGCGGGCCGATCTGTCGGCGGAGTACTACGCCGAGACGGTCGGGGTGATCGGCACGCTGCTGGCGGCCGGGCAGGCGGCGGGACTGCTGCGACCGGACGTGGATGCCGAGGAGGTGCTGCTGCTGGTCGGTTTTCTCTGGCGCGTGCCGAACGAGGACTGGGAGCGGCGCACGGCGCACCTGCTGGATCTGGTGCTCGACGGGCTCCGGCGGCGCCCGGTGGCCTGA
- a CDS encoding DUF4233 domain-containing protein — protein MRNPMRMMAATTLISEALVMFFAGLVAKDLSSLSTGTALGITCGLAVVCFVTAGLLRSRAGYVIGSVLQLAIFAVGIWVHTMLFLGVLFGALWIASLVIGSRLEREGAERWALHEAEQAKQERDGEFTEPA, from the coding sequence GTGCGTAACCCGATGCGGATGATGGCCGCGACCACCCTCATCAGTGAGGCGCTGGTGATGTTCTTCGCCGGTCTGGTGGCGAAGGACCTCTCCTCCCTGTCCACCGGCACCGCGCTGGGCATCACCTGTGGCCTGGCCGTGGTCTGCTTCGTGACCGCCGGACTGCTGCGCAGCCGCGCCGGGTACGTGATCGGGTCGGTGTTGCAGCTGGCGATCTTCGCCGTCGGCATCTGGGTACACACCATGCTGTTCCTCGGCGTGCTCTTCGGGGCGCTGTGGATCGCGTCACTCGTCATCGGGTCCCGGCTGGAGCGTGAGGGGGCCGAGCGATGGGCCCTGCACGAGGCCGAGCAGGCGAAACAGGAGCGCGACGGGGAATTCACCGAGCCCGCCTGA
- a CDS encoding NAD(P)-binding oxidoreductase — protein MRIVIAGGHGKIALILGRMLHDRGDDVVGIIRNPAHVDDLRGIGVTPAVLDLETADVEAVTRLLAGADATVFAAGAGPGSGAARKDSVDRASSVLLAEAAEKAGVPRFVQVSSIGADSVADGARPDGVDDVFHAYLLAKLAAEDDLRTRDLGWTILRPGALIDGPGTGQVRLAPSVNRGSVPRADVAAVIVALLDAPGTAKKVLELVGGNTEIAAAIRRA, from the coding sequence ATGCGCATCGTGATCGCCGGAGGGCACGGGAAGATCGCTCTGATCCTGGGGCGGATGCTCCACGACCGCGGGGACGATGTGGTCGGCATCATCCGTAACCCGGCTCACGTGGACGACCTGCGCGGGATCGGGGTCACCCCCGCCGTGCTGGATCTGGAGACCGCGGACGTCGAGGCCGTGACCCGGCTTCTGGCCGGTGCCGACGCCACCGTTTTCGCGGCCGGGGCCGGCCCGGGAAGCGGCGCCGCGCGTAAGGACTCGGTCGACCGGGCTTCGTCCGTGCTGCTGGCCGAAGCCGCCGAGAAGGCCGGTGTGCCACGGTTCGTGCAGGTTTCGAGCATCGGCGCCGACTCGGTCGCCGACGGTGCCCGGCCCGACGGCGTCGACGACGTCTTCCACGCCTATCTGCTGGCCAAGCTCGCTGCCGAGGACGATCTACGCACGCGCGATCTGGGCTGGACCATCCTGCGCCCCGGTGCGCTCATCGACGGGCCGGGTACCGGTCAGGTGCGGCTGGCACCGAGCGTGAACCGGGGCTCGGTACCCCGGGCCGACGTGGCCGCGGTGATCGTGGCGCTGCTCGACGCGCCCGGAACCGCGAAAAAGGTGCTGGAGCTGGTCGGCGGCAACACCGAGATCGCGGCAGCGATCCGCCGGGCCTGA
- the ndk gene encoding nucleoside-diphosphate kinase: MASERTLVLVKPDGVRHRQIGEVLRRIEAKGYDVVALNLLVPTAELLEKHYEEHVGKSFYNNLVEFMMSGPVVAAVAEGEQVIAAFRSLAGATDPIKAAPGSIRGDLARDWGTAVQQNVVHGSDSPESAEREIGLWFPGL, from the coding sequence ATGGCCTCGGAGCGGACGCTCGTTCTTGTCAAGCCGGACGGCGTGCGCCACCGCCAGATCGGCGAGGTGCTGCGCCGTATCGAGGCGAAGGGGTATGACGTCGTCGCCCTGAACCTGCTGGTGCCCACCGCCGAACTGCTCGAGAAGCACTACGAGGAGCACGTCGGCAAGTCCTTCTACAACAACCTGGTCGAGTTCATGATGTCCGGCCCCGTGGTGGCCGCCGTCGCCGAGGGCGAGCAGGTCATCGCGGCCTTCCGCTCGCTGGCCGGCGCGACCGACCCGATCAAGGCCGCCCCGGGCTCGATCCGTGGCGACCTGGCCCGCGACTGGGGCACGGCCGTGCAGCAGAACGTCGTGCACGGCTCGGACTCGCCGGAGTCGGCCGAGCGCGAGATCGGGCTCTGGTTCCCGGGTCTGTGA
- a CDS encoding SWIM zinc finger family protein, with translation MQALATYSYRGPSELTGLSGLRLQTSGGPAANPRFFSGDVTVPGAAAAGLLVVSAVAAADFRRTRTQMMLDPVVTAEESKLRFEAFSGCTGVHVRLDLLPEALDGDGFLRHGTTNIDINAPLRRALARVRDGRLHLDVGPDDVAVTTATERVVERKVPLPASWLRGFTETQVIASGFDVRAEVDRLSAAAFLARLPGKATRDTLWVVPAGRGLRLTARPVAGAVGLGGAQRLSLLTPFLRHAKTLRVYGAAPGSGPSQATGSWELSGPGLRLTLTLSPQASRGFAGEGAGLIHLSGSQAEADADLVSTLLAWDTAIDVAGLAQSSGLTTERVRAALTVLATAGRVGYDVAEAAYFHRSLPQGPGVEQLNPRLRRARWLVAEGAVTVTDRGTEVLGSQGRVHLVRTAGATASCTCTWWEEHRGDRGPCAHVLAAGLLSGAVPDEAGAGVAGVAGVAGQEAMA, from the coding sequence GTGCAGGCGCTGGCGACATACTCCTACCGGGGTCCCTCCGAGCTCACCGGTCTGTCCGGCCTGCGATTGCAGACCAGTGGCGGGCCGGCGGCCAACCCGCGGTTCTTCAGCGGTGACGTGACCGTTCCGGGGGCGGCCGCGGCGGGTCTCCTGGTGGTCTCCGCGGTGGCCGCGGCCGACTTCCGGCGCACCCGGACGCAGATGATGCTCGACCCGGTGGTGACCGCCGAGGAGAGCAAGCTCCGCTTCGAGGCGTTCTCCGGGTGCACCGGTGTGCACGTGCGGCTCGACCTGCTGCCCGAGGCACTCGACGGCGACGGGTTCCTGCGGCACGGCACCACGAACATCGACATCAACGCACCTCTGCGCCGGGCGCTCGCCCGGGTGCGGGACGGTCGCCTGCACCTGGACGTCGGTCCCGACGATGTCGCGGTCACCACGGCCACCGAGCGAGTGGTGGAGCGGAAGGTGCCGCTGCCGGCCTCCTGGCTGCGTGGTTTCACCGAGACCCAGGTCATCGCCTCCGGGTTCGACGTGCGGGCCGAGGTCGACCGGCTCTCCGCCGCGGCCTTCCTGGCCCGGCTGCCGGGCAAGGCCACCCGCGACACGCTCTGGGTGGTGCCCGCCGGCCGCGGGCTGCGGCTGACGGCCCGGCCGGTGGCAGGGGCCGTCGGGCTCGGTGGGGCGCAGCGGCTGAGCCTGCTCACCCCCTTCCTGCGGCACGCGAAAACGCTGCGGGTGTACGGCGCCGCTCCTGGTTCCGGGCCGTCGCAGGCCACGGGCAGCTGGGAGCTCTCCGGTCCCGGCCTGCGGCTCACCCTCACTCTTTCCCCGCAGGCCTCCAGGGGTTTCGCCGGTGAGGGGGCCGGGCTGATCCATCTGTCCGGGTCGCAGGCCGAGGCCGACGCCGATCTGGTGAGCACCCTGCTGGCCTGGGACACCGCGATCGACGTGGCCGGCCTCGCGCAGTCGTCGGGCCTGACCACCGAGCGGGTCCGGGCGGCGCTCACCGTGCTCGCCACCGCCGGCCGGGTCGGCTACGACGTGGCCGAGGCCGCCTATTTCCACCGCTCGCTGCCCCAGGGCCCGGGCGTCGAGCAGCTGAATCCCCGCCTGCGCCGGGCCCGCTGGCTGGTGGCCGAGGGCGCTGTGACCGTGACCGACCGGGGCACAGAGGTACTCGGCTCCCAGGGGCGGGTGCATCTGGTGCGCACGGCCGGCGCGACGGCGAGCTGTACCTGTACCTGGTGGGAGGAACATCGCGGCGACCGCGGTCCGTGCGCGCACGTGCTGGCGGCCGGGCTGCTCTCGGGCGCCGTGCCGGACGAGGCCGGCGCCGGTGTTGCGGGTGTTGCGGGTGTCGCGGGTCAGGAGGCGATGGCGTGA
- a CDS encoding DUF6493 family protein: MSADWEVLRGHLAGYRVEQVEQFVTGLDPQSRAALSKHLTTYVRSGSPEFAWSSGRAENCRLPSVAVAAVGLLPSSAAVATMLGRADLRWDWHLLPVSRMVAVAAARGADWLPDLAARMATKLPRDPDDGAWRGVADLVAATGAPVPDGDTFLLGWAAWLREPTVFREWPPAEGERVTLTVRRLLDGPFLTALLPRVFEVNGLGLMLGTPEVAVAPSLVALVNAGRIDRAEVLDGCLARQYQPDRPGALRFFTGLHDLLAPTEKELAERAQDYADLAASAPSPVAAFALRHLRTLLDAGLLETDLLLGVAPTVLERPEKGNVRALITLLDRAVSESPGRAGDIVTVLAGCFSSPVYDVAEKALAVVLRRARRLSDADRETIADQVALLPADLREKAQAAGLGGPELAAVPAPQEAPLLPCVDEPEPWLTPIADLADLKTALEGKLGLSGWTGREHVMAAVVSLSADRPDEVRELQRVLWSLANGVHGFGGKHGYWAAGWNHGQAHFLEAEQWPYDPLMLSLSERVHRVEKFVTARDALLAGRPTPHLQTWSDYPHHVVLLRMAEAGLGLAGQLPDFDGPVPPLLLATPTDRSGRIQAQTLLSRLRRAESEGWQPWPLDLEQALLRLPRNTEPKVREAAADLTSAAGRRFAQWLGAGGLPAPVQRLRGGLRAREGTYRADEKRPGGVRVVDIEPGGEPRSGLHRGLFHIDHNEPPFTRHWMGSQPPADVFPDHREVISAWALTDIDPVREGQAIDCLPSGHDSGGPIGPATTLLIAYHLGSDSATGRTAGVDAVLGLAASGHLDGAVLGEHLGALIADGPIIGTRVYPELAEAARTGAGQEIWRVMTTMLPYVLDSRPAGVPDLLALATDLAARHSDGSSIPKLDEMADRTGSGKAVQQARRLRTAIRQRAGIG; this comes from the coding sequence GTGAGCGCCGACTGGGAGGTCCTGCGCGGTCATCTGGCTGGGTACCGGGTGGAGCAGGTCGAGCAGTTCGTCACCGGCCTCGACCCGCAGTCGCGGGCGGCCCTGAGTAAGCATCTGACCACGTACGTCCGCTCCGGGTCGCCGGAGTTCGCGTGGTCGTCGGGGCGCGCGGAGAACTGCCGGCTGCCGTCGGTGGCGGTGGCGGCGGTGGGCCTGCTGCCCTCGTCCGCCGCCGTCGCCACGATGCTGGGCCGGGCCGACCTGCGGTGGGACTGGCACCTGCTGCCGGTGAGCCGGATGGTCGCCGTCGCGGCCGCCCGGGGCGCCGACTGGCTTCCCGACCTGGCGGCCCGGATGGCCACGAAGCTGCCGCGCGATCCGGACGACGGTGCCTGGCGCGGGGTTGCCGACCTGGTCGCCGCCACTGGTGCCCCGGTGCCCGACGGCGACACCTTCCTCCTCGGCTGGGCCGCCTGGCTGCGCGAGCCGACCGTCTTCAGGGAATGGCCCCCGGCCGAGGGCGAGCGCGTCACCCTGACCGTCCGGCGCCTGCTCGACGGCCCGTTCCTGACGGCGTTGCTGCCCCGGGTCTTCGAGGTCAACGGCTTGGGGCTGATGCTCGGCACACCCGAGGTCGCGGTCGCCCCGTCGCTGGTGGCCCTGGTGAACGCCGGGCGCATCGACCGGGCCGAGGTGCTCGACGGCTGCCTGGCCCGCCAGTACCAGCCCGATCGTCCGGGTGCCCTGCGGTTCTTCACCGGTCTGCACGACCTGCTCGCACCGACGGAGAAAGAACTGGCCGAGCGGGCGCAGGACTACGCCGACCTGGCCGCCTCCGCCCCGTCCCCGGTCGCGGCGTTCGCCCTGCGTCACCTGCGCACGCTGCTCGACGCCGGGCTCCTCGAGACCGACCTGCTGCTGGGGGTGGCGCCCACGGTGCTGGAGCGGCCCGAGAAGGGCAACGTGCGAGCCCTGATCACGCTGCTCGACCGGGCGGTGAGCGAGAGTCCCGGGCGCGCGGGTGACATCGTCACCGTGCTCGCGGGCTGCTTCTCCTCACCGGTCTACGACGTGGCCGAGAAGGCGCTGGCGGTGGTGCTACGCCGGGCCCGGCGGCTGAGCGACGCCGACCGCGAGACGATCGCGGATCAGGTTGCCCTCCTGCCGGCCGACCTGCGGGAGAAGGCACAGGCCGCCGGGCTGGGCGGTCCGGAGCTCGCCGCCGTGCCGGCCCCGCAGGAGGCGCCGCTTCTTCCGTGCGTCGACGAGCCCGAACCCTGGCTCACCCCGATCGCCGACCTGGCCGACCTGAAGACCGCTCTGGAGGGGAAGCTCGGGTTGTCCGGATGGACCGGCCGGGAACACGTCATGGCGGCGGTGGTTTCACTCAGCGCCGACCGTCCCGACGAGGTGCGCGAACTGCAGCGGGTGCTCTGGTCGCTGGCCAACGGGGTGCACGGGTTCGGGGGCAAGCACGGTTACTGGGCAGCCGGATGGAACCACGGGCAGGCCCATTTCCTCGAGGCGGAGCAGTGGCCGTACGACCCTCTGATGCTGTCGCTCTCGGAGCGGGTGCACCGGGTGGAGAAGTTCGTGACGGCCCGCGACGCACTACTGGCGGGCCGGCCGACCCCGCACCTGCAGACCTGGTCCGACTACCCGCACCACGTGGTGCTGCTGCGCATGGCCGAGGCCGGCCTCGGCCTGGCCGGGCAACTGCCCGATTTCGACGGTCCGGTGCCGCCCCTGCTGCTGGCCACTCCCACCGACCGGTCCGGGCGGATCCAGGCGCAGACCCTGTTGTCACGTCTGCGGCGGGCCGAGTCCGAGGGCTGGCAGCCGTGGCCACTCGACCTGGAGCAGGCTCTGCTGAGGCTGCCCCGGAACACCGAGCCGAAGGTGCGAGAAGCCGCGGCCGACTTGACGTCTGCGGCCGGCCGGCGGTTCGCGCAGTGGCTCGGGGCCGGTGGGCTACCGGCTCCCGTCCAGCGTCTGCGCGGGGGGCTGCGCGCCCGGGAGGGCACCTACCGGGCCGACGAGAAGCGGCCCGGCGGGGTGCGGGTCGTGGACATCGAACCCGGTGGCGAACCTCGATCCGGGCTGCACCGCGGGCTCTTCCACATCGATCACAACGAACCCCCGTTCACCCGCCACTGGATGGGCTCGCAACCTCCGGCCGACGTCTTCCCCGACCACCGCGAGGTGATCTCCGCCTGGGCGCTCACCGACATCGACCCGGTGCGCGAGGGTCAAGCGATCGACTGTCTGCCGTCGGGGCACGACTCCGGCGGGCCGATCGGCCCGGCGACCACCCTGCTGATCGCCTACCACCTGGGCTCCGACAGTGCGACGGGGCGCACGGCCGGGGTCGATGCGGTGCTGGGGCTGGCCGCCTCCGGCCACCTCGACGGCGCGGTGCTGGGCGAGCATCTCGGCGCCCTGATCGCCGACGGCCCGATCATCGGCACCCGGGTCTATCCGGAACTGGCCGAGGCGGCGAGAACCGGTGCCGGTCAGGAGATCTGGCGCGTGATGACCACCATGCTGCCGTACGTGCTGGACAGCCGCCCGGCCGGTGTCCCCGACCTGCTGGCGCTGGCCACCGACCTGGCCGCACGGCATTCCGACGGCAGCAGCATCCCGAAGCTGGACGAGATGGCCGACCGCACCGGATCCGGTAAGGCAGTGCAGCAGGCCCGCCGGCTGCGGACGGCGATCCGGCAACGGGCGGGCATCGGCTGA
- a CDS encoding TIGR03960 family B12-binding radical SAM protein, which translates to MRTDTSAVESVFDRLESLLPFVSKPIQYVGGELNSTIKEWDFAGPSTVRWALMYPDAYEVGLPNQGTMILYEVLNERPDALAERTYAVWPDLEKLMREHQVPQFTVDAHRPVGEFDVLGLSFSTELGYTNMLTALDLAGIPLSAAERTIDHPIVLAGGHAAFNPEPIADFIDAAVLGDGEQAVGIITDVIREWKQEGCPGGREEVLFRLSGTGGVYVPSLYDVDYLPDGRIQRVVPNRDGVPRRVSKHTVMDLDEWPYPKKPLVPVAESVHERMSVEIFRGCTRGCRFCQAGMITRPVRERTIEGIGSMVDAGLKATGFEEVGLLSLSSADHSEIAEMTKQLADRYEGTNTGLSLPSTRVDAFNIDLAQELSRGGRRSGLTFAPEGGSERIRKVINKMVTEDDLVRTVAAAYGAGWRQVKLYFMCGLPTETDEDVLQIAELAKRVIQTGREVSGSKDIRCTVSIGGFVPKPHTPFQWVGQTAPEVVDARLAKLRDAIRSDKRYGKAIGFRYHDGKPGQVEGLLSRGDRRVGQVIRAVWEDGGRFDGWSEHFSYDRWMACADKVLADNVVDVNWYTTRERTEEEVLPWDHLDSGLDKEWLWEDWQDSLSEDEVEDCRWTPCFDCGVCPQMNTEIQIGPTGRSLLPLAVVPGQGPSGPSGIQTHTHTHTPITGPTAQPAAGQVTAAGPVA; encoded by the coding sequence ATGCGTACGGACACCAGTGCAGTGGAGTCGGTCTTCGACCGGCTCGAATCTCTGCTGCCCTTCGTCTCCAAGCCCATCCAGTACGTGGGCGGCGAGCTCAACTCCACGATCAAGGAGTGGGACTTCGCCGGCCCGTCGACGGTGCGCTGGGCACTCATGTATCCGGACGCGTACGAGGTCGGGCTGCCCAACCAGGGCACGATGATCCTCTACGAAGTCCTGAACGAGCGCCCCGACGCCCTGGCCGAGCGCACCTACGCGGTGTGGCCCGACCTGGAGAAGCTGATGCGCGAGCACCAGGTGCCCCAGTTCACGGTCGACGCGCACCGCCCGGTCGGCGAGTTCGACGTACTCGGCCTGTCGTTCTCCACCGAGCTCGGCTACACCAACATGCTCACGGCGCTCGACCTGGCCGGTATCCCGCTGAGCGCCGCCGAGCGCACGATCGACCACCCGATCGTGCTGGCCGGCGGCCACGCGGCGTTCAACCCCGAGCCGATCGCCGACTTCATCGACGCCGCCGTGCTCGGCGACGGCGAGCAGGCCGTCGGGATCATCACCGACGTCATCCGGGAGTGGAAGCAGGAAGGCTGCCCGGGTGGCCGCGAAGAGGTGCTGTTCCGCCTCTCCGGCACCGGTGGCGTCTACGTGCCGTCCCTCTACGACGTCGACTACCTGCCCGACGGCCGCATCCAGCGGGTCGTGCCGAACCGCGACGGCGTGCCGCGGCGGGTCAGCAAGCACACCGTCATGGACCTCGACGAGTGGCCCTACCCGAAGAAGCCGCTGGTTCCCGTGGCCGAGAGCGTGCACGAGCGGATGAGCGTGGAGATCTTCCGCGGCTGCACCCGGGGCTGCCGGTTCTGCCAGGCCGGGATGATCACCCGCCCGGTGCGTGAGCGCACCATCGAGGGCATCGGCTCCATGGTCGACGCGGGCCTGAAGGCCACCGGCTTCGAGGAGGTGGGTCTGCTCAGCCTGAGCTCGGCCGACCACTCCGAGATCGCCGAGATGACCAAGCAGCTGGCCGACCGCTACGAGGGCACCAACACCGGCCTGTCGCTGCCGAGCACCCGGGTCGACGCGTTCAATATCGACCTCGCCCAGGAGCTCTCCCGGGGCGGTCGCCGTTCCGGCCTGACCTTCGCCCCCGAGGGCGGCAGCGAGCGCATCCGCAAGGTGATCAACAAGATGGTCACCGAAGACGACCTGGTGCGCACGGTCGCCGCCGCCTACGGCGCGGGCTGGCGCCAGGTGAAGCTGTACTTCATGTGCGGTCTGCCCACCGAGACCGACGAAGACGTGCTGCAGATCGCCGAGCTGGCCAAGCGTGTGATCCAGACCGGCCGCGAGGTGTCCGGCTCCAAGGACATCCGCTGCACCGTCAGCATCGGCGGCTTCGTGCCCAAGCCGCACACGCCGTTCCAGTGGGTCGGCCAGACCGCTCCCGAGGTCGTCGACGCCCGGCTGGCCAAGCTCCGCGACGCCATCCGCTCGGACAAGCGCTACGGCAAGGCCATCGGCTTCCGCTACCACGACGGCAAACCCGGTCAGGTCGAGGGACTGCTGTCCCGCGGCGACCGCCGGGTCGGTCAGGTCATCCGCGCGGTCTGGGAAGACGGCGGCCGCTTCGACGGCTGGAGCGAGCACTTCTCCTACGACCGCTGGATGGCCTGCGCCGACAAGGTCCTGGCCGACAACGTGGTGGACGTGAACTGGTACACCACCCGGGAGCGCACGGAGGAGGAGGTCCTGCCCTGGGACCACCTGGACTCCGGCCTGGACAAGGAATGGCTCTGGGAGGACTGGCAGGACTCGCTGTCCGAGGACGAGGTCGAGGACTGCCGCTGGACCCCGTGCTTCGACTGCGGCGTCTGCCCGCAGATGAACACCGAGATCCAGATCGGGCCGACCGGGCGCTCGCTGCTCCCGCTCGCCGTGGTGCCGGGTCAGGGGCCGTCCGGGCCGTCCGGGATCCAGACCCACACGCACACCCACACGCCGATCACCGGGCCGACCGCGCAGCCGGCCGCCGGTCAGGTCACCGCCGCCGGGCCGGTCGCCTGA
- a CDS encoding TIGR03936 family radical SAM-associated protein — MARQPEGPPPPPVVQKLRLQYAKRGRLRFSSHRDFQRALERAVRRASIPMAYSAGFHPHPRISYANAAPTGTASEAEYIEIALAARCDPEALRTALDSALPDGLDIVDVVEVTAPGVLADRLQASVWQIELFTDTPGEEAAQANDARVRDVVERFLAAERVEVQRMTKSGMRTFDAREAVLRIEVEPSVTSRPGNGCAILSMVVRHNTPAVRPDDVLSAFRAVADFAPPSPPRVTRLAQGLLDEADGSVTDPLVPDRDGGGA; from the coding sequence ATGGCGCGTCAGCCCGAGGGGCCGCCCCCGCCCCCGGTCGTGCAGAAGCTCCGGCTCCAGTACGCCAAGCGCGGCCGCCTGCGGTTCTCCAGCCACCGCGACTTCCAGCGGGCGCTGGAGCGGGCCGTGCGCCGGGCCTCGATCCCGATGGCCTACTCGGCCGGGTTCCACCCGCACCCGCGCATCTCCTACGCCAACGCCGCGCCCACCGGCACGGCCAGCGAGGCCGAGTACATCGAGATCGCCCTGGCCGCGCGCTGCGACCCGGAGGCGCTGCGCACCGCGCTGGACTCCGCCCTGCCCGACGGGCTGGACATCGTCGACGTGGTCGAGGTGACGGCTCCGGGCGTGCTCGCTGACCGGTTGCAGGCCTCGGTCTGGCAGATCGAGCTGTTCACCGACACGCCCGGGGAAGAGGCCGCGCAGGCGAACGACGCCCGGGTCCGGGACGTGGTCGAACGCTTCCTGGCGGCCGAACGGGTCGAGGTGCAGCGCATGACGAAGAGCGGTATGCGGACGTTTGACGCCCGTGAGGCCGTTCTCCGGATCGAAGTGGAGCCTAGTGTCACATCAAGACCCGGTAACGGTTGTGCGATACTGAGCATGGTCGTGCGGCACAACACACCGGCTGTTCGACCCGACGACGTCCTTTCCGCTTTCCGCGCGGTAGCCGACTTCGCGCCTCCGTCACCTCCCCGAGTGACGCGTCTGGCGCAGGGGCTGCTCGACGAGGCAGACGGATCGGTGACCGACCCACTGGTCCCCGATCGGGACGGCGGCGGCGCCTGA